The proteins below come from a single Ictalurus punctatus breed USDA103 chromosome 24, Coco_2.0, whole genome shotgun sequence genomic window:
- the rnf19a gene encoding E3 ubiquitin-protein ligase RNF19A isoform X2: MKCCRVGDSKDPVEIQAGDSEWRRAPRSQDPVPLDSPPWLNTLPSHLKAPPLPPSPPDPPPPPSPSSSSSSSSPSSSVPYREMSLNHHQTQDSERDLPSSSSVRKTPKKRGISLRSIFRRRRLDTKSRKSRALASGVDGIASVENVVQSEMQQQQQQQQQEVASTSSSASSTSSEFLECPLCLLRHARDRFPDIMTCHHRSCADCLRQYLRIEISESRVNISCPECSERFNPHDIRMILGDRALMEKYEEFMLRRWLAADPDCRWCPAPDCGYAVIAFGCASCPKITCGREGCGTEFCYHCKQLWHPNQTCDAARQQRAQSLRLRPFRSSSLSYSQESGAADDIKPCPRCAAYIVKMNDGSCNHMTCAVCGCEFCWLCMKEISDLHYLSPSGCTFWGKKPWSRKKKILWQLGTLVGAPIGIALIAGIAVPAMIIGIPVYVGRKIHSRYEGKEISKHKRNLVIAGGVTLSVIVSPVVAAVTVGIGVPIMLAYVYGVVPISLCRSGGCGVSAGNGKGVRIEFDDENDMNVGGGAAATDSTSVAETRQNASIGGSVGGLTGSLSASGSHMERIGAMRDNVSENASTMALTGSLSGSTVGHCFNRLEVQADVQKERCSLSGESGTVSLGTVSDNASTKAMAGSILNAYIPQDREGSSMEVQVDVESKLGKLRHHSGSSSMEEGSTGGRGICPSTCPHEGKYASGKKSKGKMRKKTGSTKINETREDMDAQLLEQRSTNSSEFDSPSLSGSLPSVADSHCSHFSEFSCSDLDGSRPPNAISPLPEVENDRLENGPATRPLCSAPLSPESSPKERNNNVAPQPSPPARNICIQTEI, from the exons ATGAAATGCTGCCGTGTCGGTGACTCGAAAG ATCCCGTGGAGATCCAGGCCGGTGACTCTGAGTGGAGACGAGCACCCAGGTCCCAGGATCCAGTCCCACTCGACTCGCCGCCATGGCTTAACACCCTGCCTTCTCACTTGAAAGCCCCaccccttcctccctcccctCCCGACCCACCGCCTCCCCCCTCCCCgtcttcctcatcttcctcgTCTTCTCCTAGTTCCAGCGTTCCTTACAGAGAGATGAGTCTGAACCATCACCAGACCCAGGACTCGGAGCGGGAtcttccctcctcctcctccgtcaGAAAGACACCCAAAAAGCGGGGCATCTCGCTCCGTTCGATTTTCCGAAGACGCCGTTTGGACACGAAGTCTCGCAAATCACGAGCGTTGGCCAGCGGCGTGGACGGCATCGCTAGCGTCGAGAACGTGGTCCAGTCGGaaatgcagcagcagcagcagcagcagcagcaggaagtAGCGTCCACGTCATCCTCCGCCTCCTCCACGTCTTCAGAGTTCCTGGAATGTCCCCTCTGCCTGCTGCGCCACGCCCGAGACCGCTTCCCTGACATCATGACGTGTCACCATCGCTCGTGTGCCGACTGTCTGAGGCAGTACCTGCGCATCGAGATCTCCGAGAGCCGCGTGAACATCAGCTGCCCCGAGTGCTCCGAGCGCTTCAACCCCCACGACATCCGCATGATCCTCGGAGACCGGGCCCTCATGGAGAAGTACGAAGAGTTCATGCTCCGCAGGTGGCTCGCCGCTGACCCCGACTGCCGCTGGTGCCCCGCCCCCGACTGCGG GTACGCGGTGATCGCGTTCGGCTGTGCGAGCTGTCCGAAGATCACGTGCGGGCGTGAGGGATGTGGGACGGAGTTCTGTTATCACTGTAAACAGCTGTGGCACCCCAACCAAACGTGTGACGCGGCCAGACAGCAACGAGCTCAGAGTCTGAGACTGAGACCCTTCAGATCCTCCTCACTGAGCTACAGCCAGGAGAGCGGCGCTGCGG acGATATAAAGCCCTGCCCACGCTGTGCTGCTTACATCGTCAAGATGAACGACGGGAGCTGCAATCACATGACCTGCGCTGTGTGCGGCTGCGAGTTCTGCTGGCTCTGCATGAAGGAGATCTCCGACCTGCACTACTTAAG TCCTTCAGGCTGTACGTTTTGGGGTAAGAAGCCGTGGAGCCGGAAGAAGAAGATCCTGTGGCAGTTGGGGACGCTGGTCGGCGCACCCATCGGCATCGCGCTGATCGCCGGCATCGCCGTCCCCGCTATGATCATCGGGATTCCGGTGTACGTGGGCAGGAAG ATCCACAGCCGCTACGAAGGAAAGGAGATCTCCAAGCACAAGAGGAACCTGGTGATCGCCGGCGGAGTCACGCTGTCAGTCATCGTCTCGCCGGTGGTGGCCGCCGTAACCGTCG GTATCGGAGTGCCCATCATGCTGGCGTACGTGTACGGCGTGGTTCCCATCTCTCTGTGCCGCAGTGGAGGGTGTGGCGTGTCGGCGGGGAACGGGAAAGGAGTGCGCATAGAATTTGACGACGAAAACGACATGAACGTGGGAGGAGGTGCAGCGGCGACCG actcTACGTCGGTGGCGGAGACGAGGCAGAACGCGAGTATCGGAGGCAGCGTCGGCGGTCTGACGGGCAGCCTGAGTGCCAGCGGGAGTCACATGGAGCGAATCGGAGCCATGAGGGACAACGTGAGCGAAAATGCCAGCACCATGGCGCTCACAGGAAGTCTGTCAGGCAGCACCGTGGGCCACTGCTTcaacag gCTGGAGGTTCAGGCAGATGTACAGAAGGAGCGCTGCAGTCTGAGTGGAGAGTCCGGCACGGTCAGTTTGGGGACAGTCAGTGACAACGCAAGCACCAAAGCCATGGCTGGATCCATCCTCAACGCCTACATACCTCAGGACAG AGAGGGCAGCAGTATGGAGGTGCAGGTGGATGTGGAGTCTAAATTGGGGAAGCTTCGACACCACAGCGGCAGCAGCAGCATGGAGGAGGGCAGCACCGGGGGCCGCGGCATCTGCCCCTCGACCTGTCCCCATGAGGGCAAATACGCCTCAGGGAAGAAGAGCAAAGGCAAGATGCGCAAGAAGACGGGCAGCACCAAGATCAACGAGACACGGGAGGACATGGACGCGCAGCTGCTGGAGCAGCGCAGCACCAACTCGAGCGAGTTCGACTCTCCGTCTCTGAGCGGCAGTCTGCCCTCCGTCGCCGACTCGCACTGCAGCCACTTCTCCGAGTTCAGCTGCTCCGACCTGGACGGCTCCCGACCCCCCAACGCCATCAGCCCTCTCCCCGAGGTGGAGAACGACCGGCTGGAGAACGGCCCCGCCACCCGGCCGCTCTGCTCCGCCCCTCTCAGCCCGGAGAGCTCTCCCAAAGAACGCAATAACAACGTGGCTCCTCAGCCGAGCCCCCCGGCGCGTAACATCTGTATTCAAACTGAGATTTAG
- the rnf19a gene encoding E3 ubiquitin-protein ligase RNF19A isoform X3, translating to MSLNHHQTQDSERDLPSSSSVRKTPKKRGISLRSIFRRRRLDTKSRKSRALASGVDGIASVENVVQSEMQQQQQQQQQEVASTSSSASSTSSEFLECPLCLLRHARDRFPDIMTCHHRSCADCLRQYLRIEISESRVNISCPECSERFNPHDIRMILGDRALMEKYEEFMLRRWLAADPDCRWCPAPDCGYAVIAFGCASCPKITCGREGCGTEFCYHCKQLWHPNQTCDAARQQRAQSLRLRPFRSSSLSYSQESGAAADDIKPCPRCAAYIVKMNDGSCNHMTCAVCGCEFCWLCMKEISDLHYLSPSGCTFWGKKPWSRKKKILWQLGTLVGAPIGIALIAGIAVPAMIIGIPVYVGRKIHSRYEGKEISKHKRNLVIAGGVTLSVIVSPVVAAVTVGIGVPIMLAYVYGVVPISLCRSGGCGVSAGNGKGVRIEFDDENDMNVGGGAAATDSTSVAETRQNASIGGSVGGLTGSLSASGSHMERIGAMRDNVSENASTMALTGSLSGSTVGHCFNRLEVQADVQKERCSLSGESGTVSLGTVSDNASTKAMAGSILNAYIPQDREGSSMEVQVDVESKLGKLRHHSGSSSMEEGSTGGRGICPSTCPHEGKYASGKKSKGKMRKKTGSTKINETREDMDAQLLEQRSTNSSEFDSPSLSGSLPSVADSHCSHFSEFSCSDLDGSRPPNAISPLPEVENDRLENGPATRPLCSAPLSPESSPKERNNNVAPQPSPPARNICIQTEI from the exons ATGAGTCTGAACCATCACCAGACCCAGGACTCGGAGCGGGAtcttccctcctcctcctccgtcaGAAAGACACCCAAAAAGCGGGGCATCTCGCTCCGTTCGATTTTCCGAAGACGCCGTTTGGACACGAAGTCTCGCAAATCACGAGCGTTGGCCAGCGGCGTGGACGGCATCGCTAGCGTCGAGAACGTGGTCCAGTCGGaaatgcagcagcagcagcagcagcagcagcaggaagtAGCGTCCACGTCATCCTCCGCCTCCTCCACGTCTTCAGAGTTCCTGGAATGTCCCCTCTGCCTGCTGCGCCACGCCCGAGACCGCTTCCCTGACATCATGACGTGTCACCATCGCTCGTGTGCCGACTGTCTGAGGCAGTACCTGCGCATCGAGATCTCCGAGAGCCGCGTGAACATCAGCTGCCCCGAGTGCTCCGAGCGCTTCAACCCCCACGACATCCGCATGATCCTCGGAGACCGGGCCCTCATGGAGAAGTACGAAGAGTTCATGCTCCGCAGGTGGCTCGCCGCTGACCCCGACTGCCGCTGGTGCCCCGCCCCCGACTGCGG GTACGCGGTGATCGCGTTCGGCTGTGCGAGCTGTCCGAAGATCACGTGCGGGCGTGAGGGATGTGGGACGGAGTTCTGTTATCACTGTAAACAGCTGTGGCACCCCAACCAAACGTGTGACGCGGCCAGACAGCAACGAGCTCAGAGTCTGAGACTGAGACCCTTCAGATCCTCCTCACTGAGCTACAGCCAGGAGAGCGGCGCTGCGG cagacGATATAAAGCCCTGCCCACGCTGTGCTGCTTACATCGTCAAGATGAACGACGGGAGCTGCAATCACATGACCTGCGCTGTGTGCGGCTGCGAGTTCTGCTGGCTCTGCATGAAGGAGATCTCCGACCTGCACTACTTAAG TCCTTCAGGCTGTACGTTTTGGGGTAAGAAGCCGTGGAGCCGGAAGAAGAAGATCCTGTGGCAGTTGGGGACGCTGGTCGGCGCACCCATCGGCATCGCGCTGATCGCCGGCATCGCCGTCCCCGCTATGATCATCGGGATTCCGGTGTACGTGGGCAGGAAG ATCCACAGCCGCTACGAAGGAAAGGAGATCTCCAAGCACAAGAGGAACCTGGTGATCGCCGGCGGAGTCACGCTGTCAGTCATCGTCTCGCCGGTGGTGGCCGCCGTAACCGTCG GTATCGGAGTGCCCATCATGCTGGCGTACGTGTACGGCGTGGTTCCCATCTCTCTGTGCCGCAGTGGAGGGTGTGGCGTGTCGGCGGGGAACGGGAAAGGAGTGCGCATAGAATTTGACGACGAAAACGACATGAACGTGGGAGGAGGTGCAGCGGCGACCG actcTACGTCGGTGGCGGAGACGAGGCAGAACGCGAGTATCGGAGGCAGCGTCGGCGGTCTGACGGGCAGCCTGAGTGCCAGCGGGAGTCACATGGAGCGAATCGGAGCCATGAGGGACAACGTGAGCGAAAATGCCAGCACCATGGCGCTCACAGGAAGTCTGTCAGGCAGCACCGTGGGCCACTGCTTcaacag gCTGGAGGTTCAGGCAGATGTACAGAAGGAGCGCTGCAGTCTGAGTGGAGAGTCCGGCACGGTCAGTTTGGGGACAGTCAGTGACAACGCAAGCACCAAAGCCATGGCTGGATCCATCCTCAACGCCTACATACCTCAGGACAG AGAGGGCAGCAGTATGGAGGTGCAGGTGGATGTGGAGTCTAAATTGGGGAAGCTTCGACACCACAGCGGCAGCAGCAGCATGGAGGAGGGCAGCACCGGGGGCCGCGGCATCTGCCCCTCGACCTGTCCCCATGAGGGCAAATACGCCTCAGGGAAGAAGAGCAAAGGCAAGATGCGCAAGAAGACGGGCAGCACCAAGATCAACGAGACACGGGAGGACATGGACGCGCAGCTGCTGGAGCAGCGCAGCACCAACTCGAGCGAGTTCGACTCTCCGTCTCTGAGCGGCAGTCTGCCCTCCGTCGCCGACTCGCACTGCAGCCACTTCTCCGAGTTCAGCTGCTCCGACCTGGACGGCTCCCGACCCCCCAACGCCATCAGCCCTCTCCCCGAGGTGGAGAACGACCGGCTGGAGAACGGCCCCGCCACCCGGCCGCTCTGCTCCGCCCCTCTCAGCCCGGAGAGCTCTCCCAAAGAACGCAATAACAACGTGGCTCCTCAGCCGAGCCCCCCGGCGCGTAACATCTGTATTCAAACTGAGATTTAG
- the rnf19a gene encoding E3 ubiquitin-protein ligase RNF19A isoform X1 has protein sequence MKCCRVGDSKDPVEIQAGDSEWRRAPRSQDPVPLDSPPWLNTLPSHLKAPPLPPSPPDPPPPPSPSSSSSSSSPSSSVPYREMSLNHHQTQDSERDLPSSSSVRKTPKKRGISLRSIFRRRRLDTKSRKSRALASGVDGIASVENVVQSEMQQQQQQQQQEVASTSSSASSTSSEFLECPLCLLRHARDRFPDIMTCHHRSCADCLRQYLRIEISESRVNISCPECSERFNPHDIRMILGDRALMEKYEEFMLRRWLAADPDCRWCPAPDCGYAVIAFGCASCPKITCGREGCGTEFCYHCKQLWHPNQTCDAARQQRAQSLRLRPFRSSSLSYSQESGAAADDIKPCPRCAAYIVKMNDGSCNHMTCAVCGCEFCWLCMKEISDLHYLSPSGCTFWGKKPWSRKKKILWQLGTLVGAPIGIALIAGIAVPAMIIGIPVYVGRKIHSRYEGKEISKHKRNLVIAGGVTLSVIVSPVVAAVTVGIGVPIMLAYVYGVVPISLCRSGGCGVSAGNGKGVRIEFDDENDMNVGGGAAATDSTSVAETRQNASIGGSVGGLTGSLSASGSHMERIGAMRDNVSENASTMALTGSLSGSTVGHCFNRLEVQADVQKERCSLSGESGTVSLGTVSDNASTKAMAGSILNAYIPQDREGSSMEVQVDVESKLGKLRHHSGSSSMEEGSTGGRGICPSTCPHEGKYASGKKSKGKMRKKTGSTKINETREDMDAQLLEQRSTNSSEFDSPSLSGSLPSVADSHCSHFSEFSCSDLDGSRPPNAISPLPEVENDRLENGPATRPLCSAPLSPESSPKERNNNVAPQPSPPARNICIQTEI, from the exons ATGAAATGCTGCCGTGTCGGTGACTCGAAAG ATCCCGTGGAGATCCAGGCCGGTGACTCTGAGTGGAGACGAGCACCCAGGTCCCAGGATCCAGTCCCACTCGACTCGCCGCCATGGCTTAACACCCTGCCTTCTCACTTGAAAGCCCCaccccttcctccctcccctCCCGACCCACCGCCTCCCCCCTCCCCgtcttcctcatcttcctcgTCTTCTCCTAGTTCCAGCGTTCCTTACAGAGAGATGAGTCTGAACCATCACCAGACCCAGGACTCGGAGCGGGAtcttccctcctcctcctccgtcaGAAAGACACCCAAAAAGCGGGGCATCTCGCTCCGTTCGATTTTCCGAAGACGCCGTTTGGACACGAAGTCTCGCAAATCACGAGCGTTGGCCAGCGGCGTGGACGGCATCGCTAGCGTCGAGAACGTGGTCCAGTCGGaaatgcagcagcagcagcagcagcagcagcaggaagtAGCGTCCACGTCATCCTCCGCCTCCTCCACGTCTTCAGAGTTCCTGGAATGTCCCCTCTGCCTGCTGCGCCACGCCCGAGACCGCTTCCCTGACATCATGACGTGTCACCATCGCTCGTGTGCCGACTGTCTGAGGCAGTACCTGCGCATCGAGATCTCCGAGAGCCGCGTGAACATCAGCTGCCCCGAGTGCTCCGAGCGCTTCAACCCCCACGACATCCGCATGATCCTCGGAGACCGGGCCCTCATGGAGAAGTACGAAGAGTTCATGCTCCGCAGGTGGCTCGCCGCTGACCCCGACTGCCGCTGGTGCCCCGCCCCCGACTGCGG GTACGCGGTGATCGCGTTCGGCTGTGCGAGCTGTCCGAAGATCACGTGCGGGCGTGAGGGATGTGGGACGGAGTTCTGTTATCACTGTAAACAGCTGTGGCACCCCAACCAAACGTGTGACGCGGCCAGACAGCAACGAGCTCAGAGTCTGAGACTGAGACCCTTCAGATCCTCCTCACTGAGCTACAGCCAGGAGAGCGGCGCTGCGG cagacGATATAAAGCCCTGCCCACGCTGTGCTGCTTACATCGTCAAGATGAACGACGGGAGCTGCAATCACATGACCTGCGCTGTGTGCGGCTGCGAGTTCTGCTGGCTCTGCATGAAGGAGATCTCCGACCTGCACTACTTAAG TCCTTCAGGCTGTACGTTTTGGGGTAAGAAGCCGTGGAGCCGGAAGAAGAAGATCCTGTGGCAGTTGGGGACGCTGGTCGGCGCACCCATCGGCATCGCGCTGATCGCCGGCATCGCCGTCCCCGCTATGATCATCGGGATTCCGGTGTACGTGGGCAGGAAG ATCCACAGCCGCTACGAAGGAAAGGAGATCTCCAAGCACAAGAGGAACCTGGTGATCGCCGGCGGAGTCACGCTGTCAGTCATCGTCTCGCCGGTGGTGGCCGCCGTAACCGTCG GTATCGGAGTGCCCATCATGCTGGCGTACGTGTACGGCGTGGTTCCCATCTCTCTGTGCCGCAGTGGAGGGTGTGGCGTGTCGGCGGGGAACGGGAAAGGAGTGCGCATAGAATTTGACGACGAAAACGACATGAACGTGGGAGGAGGTGCAGCGGCGACCG actcTACGTCGGTGGCGGAGACGAGGCAGAACGCGAGTATCGGAGGCAGCGTCGGCGGTCTGACGGGCAGCCTGAGTGCCAGCGGGAGTCACATGGAGCGAATCGGAGCCATGAGGGACAACGTGAGCGAAAATGCCAGCACCATGGCGCTCACAGGAAGTCTGTCAGGCAGCACCGTGGGCCACTGCTTcaacag gCTGGAGGTTCAGGCAGATGTACAGAAGGAGCGCTGCAGTCTGAGTGGAGAGTCCGGCACGGTCAGTTTGGGGACAGTCAGTGACAACGCAAGCACCAAAGCCATGGCTGGATCCATCCTCAACGCCTACATACCTCAGGACAG AGAGGGCAGCAGTATGGAGGTGCAGGTGGATGTGGAGTCTAAATTGGGGAAGCTTCGACACCACAGCGGCAGCAGCAGCATGGAGGAGGGCAGCACCGGGGGCCGCGGCATCTGCCCCTCGACCTGTCCCCATGAGGGCAAATACGCCTCAGGGAAGAAGAGCAAAGGCAAGATGCGCAAGAAGACGGGCAGCACCAAGATCAACGAGACACGGGAGGACATGGACGCGCAGCTGCTGGAGCAGCGCAGCACCAACTCGAGCGAGTTCGACTCTCCGTCTCTGAGCGGCAGTCTGCCCTCCGTCGCCGACTCGCACTGCAGCCACTTCTCCGAGTTCAGCTGCTCCGACCTGGACGGCTCCCGACCCCCCAACGCCATCAGCCCTCTCCCCGAGGTGGAGAACGACCGGCTGGAGAACGGCCCCGCCACCCGGCCGCTCTGCTCCGCCCCTCTCAGCCCGGAGAGCTCTCCCAAAGAACGCAATAACAACGTGGCTCCTCAGCCGAGCCCCCCGGCGCGTAACATCTGTATTCAAACTGAGATTTAG